The following are encoded together in the Peromyscus maniculatus bairdii isolate BWxNUB_F1_BW_parent chromosome 22, HU_Pman_BW_mat_3.1, whole genome shotgun sequence genome:
- the Mrpl33 gene encoding large ribosomal subunit protein bL33m codes for MLLSAVSFAKSKSKTILVRLVSQAGTGFSFNHKRSRLREKLTLLHYDPIVNKKVLFMEQKKIRSL; via the exons ATGCTGCTTTCGGCCGTCTCTT TTGCCAAGAGCAAGTCAAA GACCATTCTGGTGAGGCTGGTGAGCCAAGCTGGGACAGGTTTCTCCTTCAACCACAAGAGAAGCCGACTCCGAGAAAAGCTGACTCTTCTGCATTATGATCCAATCG TGAACAAAAAAGTTCTCTTcatggaacagaaaaaaatacgCTCCCTCTAA